The following proteins come from a genomic window of Streptomyces liliiviolaceus:
- the scy gene encoding polarized growth protein Scy: protein MRGYERQEREPAADVDHLSRFEAEMERLKTEREKAVQHAEDLGYQVEVLRAKLHEARRSLATRPAYDGADLGYQAEQMLRNAQVQADQLRQDAERELSQARAQTQRILQEHAEQAARLQAELHQEAVTRRQQLDQELAERRQSVESHVNENVAWAEQLRARSEQQARRLADESRGEAEQALAAARAEAERLAGEARQRLQSDAERARAEAEALLRRARTDAERLLNAASTQAQEATDHAEQLRSSTASDSDNARRQAGELSRAAEQRINEAEAALREARAEAEKVVAEAKEAAAKTLSGAESANEQRTRTAKEQVARLVGEAIKEAEATKAEAEQVVADARTKAEKITAEAEESARSLTAEETASQLAKAARTAEDVLNKASEEAKTTTKAASEEAERIRAEAEAEADRLRAEAHDIAEQLKGTAKDDTKEYRAKTVELQEEARRLRGDAEQLRADANEEGERIRSEARREAVQQIEEAARTAEELLSKAKADADELRSNATTESQRVRTEAIERATTLRRQAEETLERTRTEAERHRTEAVEQSDEIKAEAERAAAELHEDTERAIAARQAEAAEGLTRLHTEAEERLASAEQALTDAREQSERIRREASEEIDRLRAEAAERVRTLQAQAETEAERLRTEAASDASASRAEGEAIAVRLRSDASVEAERLKTEAQDTADRVRAEAQAAAERLATEAAEALSAAQEEAARRRREAEELLGAARQEADQERERAREQSEELLASARNRVEEAQTEAVRLVEEADRRATEMVSAAEQTAQQVRDAVAGLHEQAQEEITGLRSTAEHVAERLRTEAQEESDRVRADAYAERERATEDGNRVRREARDEAEAAKTLAERTVSEAIAESERLRSDAAEHLQRARTEASDAIASAEQDASRSRAEARDDANRIRSDAATQADTLITETTAEVERLTAETNQEAERVRAESVAKAEKLISDATGDAERLRAEAADTVGSAQQHAERIRTEAQRFKAEAAQEADRLMSNARDEADDTLDKVRKEANKRRSEAAEQVDKLITETTAEADKLLSESQQSAHKTTADAEAQADTMVGAARNEAERLLSEATVEGNTRVERARTDADELLVGARRDATAIRERAEELRDRITGEIEELHDRARRESAETMKAAGDRCDALIRAAEDQLKEAEAKAKDLVSEAGSEASKVRIAAVKKAEGLLKEAEQKKAALIAEAEGIRSEAVREARAAVEEGKRELEVLVRRRQDINAEISRVQDVLEALESFEAPSGGKDGGVKAGAAAGATRSGGKPSEG from the coding sequence GTGCGGGGCTACGAACGCCAGGAGCGAGAGCCGGCGGCTGACGTCGACCACCTCTCTCGGTTCGAGGCCGAGATGGAACGGCTGAAGACCGAGCGGGAGAAGGCCGTCCAGCACGCCGAGGACCTCGGCTATCAGGTCGAGGTGCTGCGCGCCAAGCTGCACGAGGCGCGCCGCAGTCTGGCGACCCGGCCTGCCTACGACGGTGCCGACCTCGGCTATCAGGCCGAGCAGATGCTCCGTAATGCGCAGGTTCAGGCCGATCAGCTGCGCCAGGACGCCGAGCGGGAGCTGAGCCAGGCCCGCGCGCAGACGCAGCGGATTCTGCAGGAGCACGCGGAGCAGGCCGCCCGTCTCCAGGCGGAGCTGCATCAGGAGGCGGTCACCCGCCGCCAGCAGCTCGACCAGGAGCTGGCCGAGCGCCGCCAGAGCGTCGAGTCGCACGTCAACGAGAACGTGGCGTGGGCCGAGCAGCTGCGGGCCCGCAGCGAGCAGCAGGCCCGCCGGCTGGCCGACGAGTCGCGCGGCGAGGCCGAGCAGGCCCTGGCCGCCGCCCGCGCGGAGGCCGAGCGGCTGGCGGGAGAGGCCCGCCAGCGGCTGCAGAGCGACGCCGAGCGGGCGCGCGCGGAGGCCGAGGCGCTGCTGCGCCGGGCCCGCACCGACGCCGAGCGGCTGCTGAACGCCGCCTCGACGCAGGCCCAGGAGGCCACCGACCACGCCGAGCAGCTGCGCAGCTCGACCGCGTCCGACTCGGACAACGCCCGCCGCCAGGCCGGCGAGCTGAGCCGCGCCGCCGAGCAGCGCATCAACGAGGCCGAGGCCGCGCTGCGCGAAGCGCGGGCCGAGGCGGAGAAGGTCGTCGCCGAGGCCAAGGAGGCCGCGGCCAAGACGCTCTCCGGCGCGGAGTCGGCGAACGAACAGCGCACGCGTACGGCCAAGGAGCAGGTCGCGCGGCTGGTCGGCGAGGCGATCAAGGAGGCCGAGGCCACCAAGGCGGAGGCCGAGCAGGTCGTCGCGGACGCCCGTACCAAGGCCGAGAAGATCACCGCGGAGGCCGAGGAGAGCGCCCGCAGTCTCACGGCCGAGGAGACCGCGTCCCAGCTCGCCAAGGCGGCCCGTACGGCCGAGGACGTGCTGAACAAGGCGTCCGAGGAAGCCAAGACGACCACCAAGGCCGCCTCCGAGGAGGCCGAGCGCATCCGCGCCGAGGCAGAGGCCGAGGCGGACCGGCTGCGTGCCGAGGCGCACGACATCGCCGAGCAGCTCAAGGGCACGGCGAAGGACGACACCAAGGAGTACCGCGCCAAGACGGTCGAGCTGCAGGAGGAGGCGCGCCGGCTGCGTGGCGACGCCGAGCAGCTGCGCGCGGACGCCAACGAAGAGGGCGAGCGGATCCGCTCCGAGGCCCGGCGCGAGGCCGTCCAGCAGATCGAGGAGGCGGCCAGGACCGCCGAGGAGCTGCTCTCCAAGGCGAAGGCAGACGCGGACGAGCTGCGGTCGAACGCGACGACGGAGAGCCAGCGGGTCCGCACCGAGGCCATCGAGCGCGCGACGACGCTGCGCCGGCAGGCCGAGGAGACCCTGGAGCGCACCCGTACGGAGGCCGAGCGGCACCGCACGGAGGCCGTCGAGCAGTCCGACGAGATCAAGGCGGAGGCCGAGCGGGCCGCCGCCGAGCTGCACGAGGACACCGAGCGGGCCATAGCGGCCCGGCAGGCCGAGGCCGCCGAGGGGCTGACCCGGCTGCACACGGAGGCCGAGGAGCGCCTCGCCTCTGCGGAGCAGGCGCTCACCGACGCCCGGGAGCAGTCCGAGCGGATCCGCCGCGAGGCCTCCGAGGAGATCGACCGGCTGCGCGCCGAGGCCGCCGAGCGGGTCCGTACGCTCCAGGCGCAGGCCGAGACGGAGGCCGAGCGGCTGCGCACGGAGGCCGCCTCGGACGCGTCCGCGTCCCGGGCCGAGGGCGAGGCCATCGCCGTACGGCTGCGTTCGGACGCCTCGGTGGAGGCCGAGCGGCTCAAGACGGAGGCACAGGACACCGCCGACCGCGTACGGGCCGAGGCCCAGGCCGCCGCCGAGCGGCTGGCCACGGAGGCCGCCGAGGCGCTGTCCGCGGCCCAGGAGGAGGCGGCCAGGCGCCGCCGCGAGGCCGAGGAGCTGCTCGGCGCCGCCCGCCAGGAGGCCGACCAGGAGCGCGAGCGGGCCCGCGAGCAGAGCGAGGAGCTGCTGGCCTCGGCGCGCAACCGCGTGGAGGAGGCCCAGACCGAGGCCGTACGGCTGGTCGAGGAGGCGGACCGCCGGGCGACCGAGATGGTGTCGGCCGCCGAGCAGACCGCACAGCAGGTGCGCGACGCCGTGGCCGGGCTGCACGAGCAGGCCCAGGAGGAGATCACGGGCCTGCGCAGCACCGCCGAGCACGTGGCGGAGCGCCTGCGCACCGAGGCGCAGGAGGAGTCCGACCGGGTCCGCGCCGACGCGTACGCGGAGCGGGAGCGGGCGACCGAGGACGGCAACCGGGTCCGGCGCGAGGCGCGGGACGAGGCGGAGGCCGCCAAGACCCTCGCGGAGCGCACGGTCTCGGAGGCGATCGCGGAGTCCGAGCGGCTGCGTTCGGACGCCGCCGAGCATCTGCAGCGGGCGCGTACGGAGGCGTCGGACGCCATCGCGTCGGCCGAGCAGGACGCCTCGCGTTCCCGGGCCGAGGCCCGCGACGACGCCAACCGCATCCGGTCGGACGCGGCGACGCAGGCGGACACCCTCATCACCGAGACGACGGCCGAGGTCGAGCGGCTCACCGCGGAGACGAACCAGGAGGCGGAGCGGGTCCGTGCCGAGTCCGTGGCGAAGGCCGAGAAGCTGATCTCGGACGCGACGGGCGACGCGGAGCGGCTGCGCGCCGAGGCGGCCGACACGGTCGGCTCCGCGCAGCAGCACGCCGAGCGGATCCGCACGGAGGCGCAGCGCTTCAAGGCCGAGGCCGCCCAGGAGGCCGACCGCCTCATGTCGAACGCCCGCGACGAGGCCGACGACACGCTGGACAAGGTGCGCAAGGAGGCCAACAAGCGGCGCTCCGAGGCGGCCGAGCAGGTCGACAAGCTGATCACGGAGACGACCGCCGAGGCCGACAAGCTCCTCTCGGAGTCGCAGCAGAGCGCGCACAAGACCACCGCGGACGCCGAGGCACAGGCCGACACGATGGTCGGCGCCGCGCGCAACGAGGCGGAGCGGCTGCTGTCCGAGGCGACGGTCGAGGGCAACACCCGGGTGGAGCGGGCCAGGACGGACGCCGACGAGCTGCTGGTCGGCGCGCGCCGGGACGCGACGGCCATAAGGGAGCGTGCCGAGGAGCTGCGCGACCGGATCACGGGTGAGATCGAGGAACTGCACGACCGGGCCCGCCGGGAGTCCGCCGAGACGATGAAGGCGGCGGGCGATCGGTGCGACGCGCTGATCAGGGCCGCCGAGGACCAGCTGAAGGAGGCCGAGGCGAAGGCCAAGGACCTCGTGTCGGAGGCCGGTTCGGAGGCGAGCAAGGTCCGGATCGCCGCGGTGAAGAAGGCGGAGGGGCTCCTCAAGGAGGCCGAGCAGAAGAAGGCCGCGCTCATCGCGGAGGCCGAGGGCATCAGATCCGAGGCGGTCCGCGAGGCGCGGGCCGCGGTCGAGGAGGGCAAGCGCGAGCTGGAGGTGCTGGTCCGCCGTCGGCAGGACATCAATGCCGAGATCTCCCGTGTCCAGGACGTCCTGGAAGCGTTGGAATCCTTTGAGGCGCCGTCGGGTGGCAAGGACGGGGGCGTCAAGGCGGGCGCGGCGGCCGGTGCGACCCGTTCGGGTGGCAAGCCGTCCGAGGGCTAG
- a CDS encoding coiled-coil domain-containing protein, which translates to MSDTSPYGFELVRRGYDRAQVDERISKLVSDRDSALARITALEKRIEELHLETQNAQAQVSDAEPSYAGLGARVEKILRLAEEEAKDLREEARRAAEQHRELAESAAQQVRNDAESFAADRKSKAEDEGVRIVEKAKTDASQLRQEATKDAQSKREEADALFEETRAKAAQAAADFETNLAKRREQSERDLASRQAKAEKRLAEIEHRAEQLRLEAEKLRTDAERRARQTVETAQRQAEDIVADANAKADRIRSESERELAALTNRRDSINAQLTNVREMLATLTGAAVAAAGSPAEDEPITRGVPAQQSR; encoded by the coding sequence ATGAGCGACACTTCCCCCTACGGCTTCGAGCTTGTGCGGCGTGGGTACGACCGCGCTCAGGTGGACGAACGCATTTCGAAGCTCGTCTCCGACCGTGACAGCGCTCTGGCCCGCATCACTGCTCTCGAAAAGCGCATCGAGGAACTCCATCTCGAAACGCAGAACGCCCAGGCCCAGGTAAGCGACGCCGAGCCGTCGTACGCCGGCCTCGGTGCCCGCGTCGAGAAGATCCTCCGCCTCGCCGAGGAGGAGGCCAAGGACCTGCGCGAGGAGGCCCGTCGCGCGGCGGAGCAGCACCGCGAGCTCGCCGAGTCGGCGGCCCAGCAGGTGCGCAACGACGCAGAATCGTTCGCTGCGGACCGCAAGTCCAAGGCGGAGGACGAAGGCGTCCGGATCGTCGAGAAGGCCAAGACGGACGCCTCCCAGCTCCGTCAGGAGGCGACGAAGGACGCGCAGTCGAAGCGCGAGGAGGCGGACGCCCTCTTCGAGGAGACCCGCGCGAAGGCCGCGCAGGCCGCCGCCGACTTCGAGACGAACCTCGCCAAGCGGCGTGAGCAGTCCGAGCGCGACCTGGCCTCGCGTCAGGCCAAGGCCGAGAAGCGTCTCGCGGAGATCGAGCACCGTGCGGAGCAGCTTCGGCTTGAGGCCGAGAAGCTGCGTACGGACGCCGAGCGTCGTGCCCGTCAGACCGTCGAGACGGCTCAGCGGCAGGCCGAGGACATCGTGGCCGACGCGAACGCGAAGGCCGACCGGATCCGGTCGGAGTCCGAGCGGGAGCTTGCGGCGCTCACGAACCGGCGTGACTCGATCAACGCGCAGCTCACGAACGTGCGCGAGATGCTGGCGACGCTCACCGGTGCGGCTGTTGCCGCCGCCGGGTCGCCCGCTGAGGACGAGCCGATCACTCGTGGGGTGCCCGCTCAGCAGTCCCGCTAG
- a CDS encoding ABC transporter ATP-binding protein yields MIEIEGLTKRYGEKMAVNQLTFAVRPGIVTGFLGPNGAGKSTTMRMMLGLDRPTAGDVRIDGQHYDRLKDPLTYIGALLDAKAMHGGRSAFNHLLCLAQSNGIPRSRVHEVLDTVGLTAVAKKKAKGFSLGMGQRLGIAGALLGDPRILMFDEPVNGLDPEGIHWIRNLMKSLAAQGRTVFVSSHLMSEMALTADHLVVIGQGRLLADTSMADFIRENSRSYVRIRSPQRELLLDVLHRAGVVVVETGVGTLEVDGYRPEDIGELAAQHRIVLHELSPQQASLEEAFMQLTAESVEYHAHTGAPLGAEPPPLPGGQPGPQVPGPQWGDDWKKG; encoded by the coding sequence ATGATCGAGATCGAGGGGCTGACCAAGCGGTACGGCGAGAAGATGGCGGTGAATCAGCTGACGTTCGCCGTGCGGCCGGGGATCGTCACCGGGTTTCTCGGGCCGAACGGGGCCGGGAAGTCCACCACGATGCGGATGATGCTCGGGCTCGACCGGCCGACCGCGGGTGACGTCCGGATCGACGGGCAGCACTACGACCGGCTCAAGGACCCGCTGACGTACATCGGCGCCCTGCTCGACGCCAAGGCCATGCACGGTGGCCGCAGCGCCTTCAACCACCTGCTGTGCCTCGCGCAGAGCAACGGCATCCCGCGCAGCCGGGTGCACGAGGTCCTGGACACCGTCGGGCTCACCGCGGTGGCGAAGAAGAAGGCCAAGGGCTTCTCGCTCGGCATGGGCCAGCGGCTCGGCATCGCGGGCGCGCTGCTCGGCGACCCCCGGATCCTGATGTTCGACGAGCCGGTCAACGGGCTCGACCCCGAGGGCATCCACTGGATCCGGAATCTGATGAAGTCCCTCGCCGCCCAGGGCCGTACCGTCTTCGTCTCCTCGCACCTGATGAGCGAGATGGCGCTGACCGCCGACCATCTCGTGGTGATCGGCCAGGGCCGGCTGCTCGCCGACACGTCCATGGCCGACTTCATCAGGGAGAACTCCCGCTCGTACGTACGCATCCGGTCGCCCCAGCGTGAGCTGCTGCTCGACGTGCTGCACCGGGCCGGGGTCGTCGTCGTGGAGACCGGCGTCGGGACGCTTGAGGTGGACGGGTACCGGCCCGAGGACATCGGCGAGCTGGCCGCGCAGCACCGGATCGTGCTGCACGAGCTGAGCCCCCAGCAGGCCTCGCTGGAGGAGGCGTTCATGCAGCTCACGGCGGAGTCGGTGGAGTACCACGCGCACACCGGCGCCCCTCTCGGCGCCGAGCCGCCGCCCCTTCCCGGCGGGCAGCCGGGACCGCAGGTGCCGGGGCCCCAGTGGGGCGACGACTGGAAGAAGGGCTGA
- a CDS encoding ABC transporter permease: MAATQVLRSEWTKIRSVASTLWTLSLAAVVTVVLGVLISLLSKNEFDKMNAKDRLSFDPTYISFAGMSLGQLAMIVFGVLVVSNEYSTGMIRTSLSAVPRRGTFLFSKMAVATVLAFVVGLVTSFVAFFLGQAVLGSHKAAIGDPGVLRAVIGGGLYMTLIAVFSMGVATMLRSPMLSLGILMPFFFLISAILGNVSATKKIGQFLPDQAGSKIMQVVTPLDDDVPYGPWGGLGIMVLWVVVAVIGGYVLLKRRDA, translated from the coding sequence ATGGCCGCGACCCAGGTCCTGAGGTCCGAGTGGACCAAGATCCGGTCGGTGGCGTCCACACTGTGGACGCTGAGCCTCGCCGCCGTGGTGACCGTCGTGCTCGGCGTACTGATCTCGCTGCTGTCGAAGAACGAGTTCGACAAGATGAACGCGAAGGACCGGCTCTCCTTCGACCCCACCTACATCAGCTTCGCCGGGATGAGCCTCGGCCAGCTGGCGATGATCGTGTTCGGCGTGCTGGTGGTGTCCAACGAGTACAGCACCGGCATGATCCGCACCTCGCTCTCCGCCGTCCCGCGACGCGGCACGTTCCTGTTCAGCAAGATGGCCGTGGCGACCGTGCTCGCCTTCGTCGTGGGACTCGTGACCAGTTTCGTCGCGTTCTTCCTCGGCCAGGCGGTGCTCGGCTCGCACAAGGCGGCGATCGGCGACCCGGGCGTCCTGCGCGCGGTCATCGGTGGCGGCCTCTACATGACCCTCATCGCCGTGTTCTCGATGGGCGTCGCCACGATGCTGCGCAGCCCGATGCTGTCCCTGGGCATCCTGATGCCGTTCTTCTTCCTGATCTCCGCGATCCTCGGCAACGTCTCCGCCACCAAGAAGATCGGACAGTTCCTGCCCGACCAGGCCGGCAGCAAGATCATGCAGGTGGTCACCCCGCTCGACGACGACGTACCGTACGGACCCTGGGGAGGGCTGGGCATCATGGTGCTGTGGGTCGTCGTCGCGGTGATCGGCGGTTACGTGCTGCTGAAGAGGCGGGACGCGTGA
- a CDS encoding ABC transporter ATP-binding protein, whose amino-acid sequence MIEAVGLTKRYGDKTAVYNLSFQVRPGSVTGFLGPNGSGKSTTMRMILGLDNPSAGQVTIGGYPYRRLPNAPRQVGALLDAKAVHGGRHARNHLLCLAQLSGIPARRVDEVLGVVGLQDVAKKRSKGFSLGMGQRLGIAAALLGDPQVLLFDEPVNGLDPEGILWVRNLMKSLAAEGRTVFVSSHLMSEMALTADHLIVIGRGQLLADMSVRDFISHNSADFARVRTPATDPAQREKLTAALTEAGGQVLPEQDGGLRVTGLPLPRISDLAHDADVRLWELSPHQASLEEAYMRMTQGAVDYRSTVDQRAGLQQQLPPGAMPTPQMPVPGQGQPGWYAPPPPQQGGQPFAMPQGQPPAGPYGAPGIPGAGEPNPYAQPAQPAPAPSAAAQPAPVQPPAAPAQPSSAAPDLTKPEDAR is encoded by the coding sequence ATGATCGAGGCAGTCGGCCTGACGAAGCGCTACGGCGACAAGACGGCCGTGTACAACCTTTCCTTCCAGGTCAGGCCGGGCTCGGTCACCGGCTTCCTCGGCCCCAACGGGTCGGGCAAGTCCACGACCATGCGGATGATTCTCGGGCTGGACAACCCCAGCGCCGGGCAGGTGACGATCGGCGGCTACCCCTACCGCAGGCTGCCCAACGCCCCGCGGCAGGTCGGCGCGCTGCTCGACGCCAAGGCCGTGCACGGCGGCCGGCACGCCCGCAACCACCTGCTGTGCCTGGCGCAGCTGTCGGGCATCCCCGCCCGCCGGGTGGACGAGGTGCTCGGGGTCGTGGGCCTCCAGGACGTGGCGAAAAAGCGCTCCAAGGGCTTCTCGCTCGGCATGGGCCAGCGGCTCGGCATCGCGGCCGCGCTGCTCGGCGACCCGCAGGTGCTCCTCTTCGACGAGCCGGTCAACGGACTCGACCCCGAGGGCATCCTCTGGGTGCGCAACCTGATGAAGTCGCTGGCCGCGGAGGGCCGGACCGTCTTCGTCTCCTCGCACCTGATGAGCGAGATGGCCCTCACGGCGGACCACCTCATCGTGATCGGCCGCGGCCAGCTGCTGGCCGATATGAGCGTCCGCGACTTCATCTCGCACAACTCGGCCGACTTCGCACGGGTGCGCACCCCCGCCACCGACCCCGCGCAGCGCGAGAAGCTGACGGCCGCGCTCACGGAGGCGGGCGGTCAGGTGCTGCCCGAGCAGGACGGCGGGCTGCGCGTCACCGGGCTGCCGCTCCCCCGCATCAGCGACCTCGCCCACGACGCCGACGTACGGCTGTGGGAGCTGTCGCCGCACCAGGCCTCGCTGGAGGAGGCGTACATGCGGATGACGCAGGGCGCCGTCGACTACCGCTCCACCGTCGACCAGCGCGCCGGCCTGCAGCAGCAGCTGCCGCCGGGCGCGATGCCGACGCCGCAGATGCCGGTGCCGGGACAGGGCCAGCCGGGCTGGTACGCGCCGCCGCCGCCCCAGCAGGGCGGGCAGCCGTTCGCGATGCCCCAGGGACAGCCGCCCGCGGGCCCCTACGGCGCTCCGGGCATCCCGGGCGCCGGGGAGCCCAACCCGTACGCGCAGCCCGCCCAGCCGGCCCCTGCGCCGTCCGCTGCCGCACAGCCCGCTCCCGTACAGCCCCCGGCCGCCCCCGCGCAGCCCTCCTCCGCCGCCCCCGACCTGACCAAGCCCGAGGACGCCCGATGA
- a CDS encoding ABC transporter permease: MSTPQPQTHQQAAPAPNWQSAPGTSYTSPIPITRTHLGHALTSEWTKIKSVRSTMWTLGVFLLLVVGIGLLVAAQTQDTDYADVPYTIPAFFGLILGQICLITLGVLVVSSEYGTGMIRTTFTASPQRHRVLTAKLMIFFVVAFVVSALAIGFVGLITSGMHGGSSDNAWGGTVLKGALYVSLLGVLALAVGSMLRHSAGAITAMLGLVLVPAIMPAFLMMSESLRTVGEKMMDYNAPNALAKIFEIDSENGGGTSQLLLLVGVTAAAIAGAYVLLERRDV; this comes from the coding sequence ATGAGCACGCCCCAGCCACAGACGCACCAGCAGGCCGCCCCTGCCCCGAACTGGCAGTCGGCGCCCGGGACTTCGTACACCTCGCCGATTCCGATCACGCGCACCCATCTCGGGCACGCGCTCACCTCGGAGTGGACGAAGATCAAGTCGGTGCGCTCCACGATGTGGACGCTCGGCGTCTTCCTGCTCCTGGTCGTGGGGATCGGTCTGCTCGTCGCGGCCCAGACCCAGGACACCGACTACGCGGACGTCCCGTACACGATCCCCGCGTTCTTCGGGCTGATCCTCGGGCAGATCTGCCTGATCACCCTGGGCGTGCTGGTGGTCTCGTCCGAGTACGGCACGGGCATGATCCGTACGACGTTCACGGCCTCGCCCCAGCGCCACCGGGTGCTCACCGCCAAGCTGATGATCTTCTTCGTCGTCGCGTTCGTCGTGTCGGCGCTGGCCATCGGGTTCGTCGGCCTGATCACGTCGGGCATGCACGGCGGGTCCTCGGACAACGCGTGGGGCGGGACCGTCCTGAAGGGCGCGCTGTACGTGTCGCTGCTCGGCGTGCTCGCGCTCGCCGTGGGCTCGATGCTGCGGCACTCCGCGGGCGCGATCACCGCGATGCTCGGCCTGGTGCTGGTCCCGGCGATCATGCCGGCGTTCCTGATGATGTCCGAGAGCCTGCGCACGGTCGGCGAGAAGATGATGGACTACAACGCCCCGAACGCGCTCGCCAAGATCTTCGAGATCGACTCCGAGAACGGCGGCGGCACCTCGCAGCTCCTCCTGCTCGTCGGAGTGACCGCCGCGGCGATCGCGGGCGCGTACGTGCTCCTTGAACGACGGGACGTCTGA
- a CDS encoding ATP/GTP-binding protein: protein MSPRRNRPHVGGSGRSADEDPSDRYGGWQSAESWQGESWSVRHVAGASAQGKTYRCPGCDQQIPSGVPHVVAWPEHSGVDERRHWHKSCWNAKDRRTTRVQRSRNAPRF, encoded by the coding sequence GTGTCCCCGCGTCGCAACCGTCCCCACGTCGGTGGCTCCGGCCGGAGCGCGGACGAGGATCCGTCCGACCGGTACGGCGGCTGGCAGTCGGCCGAGAGCTGGCAGGGCGAGTCCTGGAGCGTACGGCACGTGGCGGGAGCGAGCGCGCAGGGCAAGACCTACCGCTGCCCGGGCTGCGACCAGCAGATCCCCTCCGGCGTCCCGCACGTGGTCGCCTGGCCCGAGCACTCAGGGGTGGACGAGCGCCGCCACTGGCACAAGTCGTGCTGGAACGCGAAGGACCGCCGCACCACGCGGGTGCAGCGGTCCCGGAACGCGCCGAGGTTCTAG
- a CDS encoding LLM class flavin-dependent oxidoreductase, with amino-acid sequence MRVGSFVLAAQFPGQGQGEALHRAVRSAEVAEEAGLDTVWLAEHHFVPYGTCPSAVTLAALLLGRTRRIRVGTAVSVLPTVHPVALGEQAALLHVTSGGRFSLGVGRGGPWVDLEVFGMGLEAYEHGFPESLDLLMRWLRQPAVAGGSERFGFREVPVVPRPSEALSGGESPEVVVACTSPSSVRTAAGRGLPMLLGMHVGDEEKAEMVALWRTYALAAGHSPDDIAVAGASHVSAGVAQIADRRTDAVETLQKAMPGWLRQGLEAHVTVDDRKRSMRDPAAYTELLCGLHPVGTPRLCADRLAATSERTGITRFALLVEGSGDLAATEENVRRLGDEVLPRLR; translated from the coding sequence ATGCGCGTAGGAAGTTTCGTTCTGGCGGCCCAGTTTCCCGGTCAGGGACAGGGCGAGGCGCTGCACCGCGCGGTGCGGTCGGCGGAGGTCGCCGAGGAGGCCGGGCTCGACACGGTATGGCTGGCCGAGCACCACTTCGTGCCGTACGGGACGTGCCCGTCGGCCGTGACGCTCGCGGCGCTGCTGCTGGGCCGCACCCGACGGATCCGCGTCGGCACGGCGGTCAGCGTGCTGCCCACCGTGCACCCGGTGGCACTCGGCGAACAGGCCGCGCTGCTGCACGTGACCTCGGGCGGACGCTTCTCGCTCGGGGTCGGGCGCGGCGGACCGTGGGTCGACCTGGAGGTCTTCGGAATGGGCCTCGAAGCGTACGAACACGGGTTCCCGGAATCACTCGATCTGCTGATGCGCTGGCTGCGCCAACCGGCCGTGGCGGGCGGCTCCGAGCGATTCGGCTTCCGCGAGGTCCCGGTCGTACCGAGGCCGTCGGAGGCCCTGTCGGGCGGTGAGAGCCCCGAAGTCGTCGTCGCGTGCACCTCGCCGTCGAGCGTCCGGACGGCCGCCGGGCGCGGGCTCCCGATGCTGCTCGGCATGCACGTGGGGGACGAGGAGAAGGCCGAGATGGTCGCGCTGTGGCGGACGTACGCGCTCGCCGCGGGGCACTCCCCCGACGACATCGCGGTCGCCGGCGCCTCCCATGTGTCGGCCGGTGTCGCACAGATCGCGGACCGGCGGACGGACGCCGTCGAGACGCTGCAGAAGGCCATGCCGGGCTGGCTGCGGCAGGGTCTTGAGGCCCATGTGACGGTGGACGACCGCAAGCGCTCGATGCGCGACCCCGCTGCCTACACCGAACTCCTCTGCGGGCTGCACCCGGTGGGCACGCCCCGGCTGTGCGCGGACCGCCTCGCGGCGACCTCCGAGCGCACGGGGATCACCCGCTTCGCGCTCCTCGTGGAGGGCTCCGGCGATCTGGCCGCCACGGAGGAGAACGTACGGCGGCTGGGGGACGAGGTACTGCCACGGCTCCGGTGA
- a CDS encoding SCO5389 family protein — MSLDVSPALLEKAERGEVDEAEFVDCVRTSLPYAWEMISSLVAQLKVDGGNFADNQTPPPDEQARGQLLRALASDAIRGALQRHFGVRLAFQNCHRVAVFPLDGSVDDTLTRFTSVRSQLLNQSPEFRDC, encoded by the coding sequence ATGTCGCTGGACGTCTCACCGGCCCTACTCGAAAAGGCCGAGCGAGGCGAGGTCGACGAAGCGGAATTCGTCGACTGCGTCCGGACCTCCCTGCCCTACGCATGGGAGATGATCAGCTCCCTGGTGGCCCAGCTGAAGGTGGACGGCGGCAACTTCGCCGACAACCAGACGCCTCCGCCGGACGAGCAGGCGCGGGGCCAGCTGCTGCGTGCCCTCGCGAGTGACGCGATACGAGGTGCGTTGCAGCGGCACTTCGGGGTGAGGCTGGCCTTCCAGAACTGCCACCGGGTGGCAGTGTTCCCGCTGGACGGCTCGGTGGACGACACCCTGACCCGCTTCACGTCGGTGCGCAGTCAACTGCTGAACCAGTCGCCGGAATTCCGGGACTGCTGA